A single window of Chitinophagales bacterium DNA harbors:
- a CDS encoding TonB-dependent receptor, whose product MQKILRPYIFILLLTLMSIPSLLKAQGGDGIIRGFVYDEESGEPMIFNNVFLEGTTYGAATDINGFFSINKVPEGTYMLMSTALGYDTTKVEVTLRANQILNEKLFISKGNIMLDVFEVGAAKQEAQTEVRTSVIKITPKQITKIPAIGGDPDLAQYLQVLPGVVFTGDQGGQLYIRGGSQIQTRVLLDGITIYNPFHSIGLFSVFETDLIKNVEVMTGGFNAEYSGRISAVIDVTTKDGNKNRHTGKIASNTFLSKAILEGPLMKLKEGGVGVSASYILSLKTSYLDKTSKTFYSYIDTAGLPYTFTDIYGKVSFNTDNGSKFNISGFRFGDDAKFAEQSDFSWDATGVGSTFVLIPGQSKMILDGFLSVSDYNIGLVEADGQPRKSSIGGFNGGINFNYFLPNSSDLTYGIEVSGYSTTFEFINPLGFKIEENQNTTEIGGYLKYKANIKEKLVIEPSIRVNYYASAAQFKFEPRFGLKYNATSDLRFKLAGGVYTQNFMSTKSDRDVVNLFTGFLSAPETAIFDTEGNRASDNLQAAVHAIGGVEFDLTRNLSLNVEGYYKDFTQLTNVNRNKLFGNDPNYIIETGSATGVDFLLKYDHKNLFLWLVYSLSEVTRDDGTQIYNPHFDRRHNLNFLSSYGFGKNTDWEVSLRWNYGSGFPFTQTQGFYEDLNFLSTGIDVNITEENGNLGIIFDDQLNGGRLPDYHRLDLSLKKQFSVGVNSILELSGSVTNIYDRRNIFYFDRVRYDRINQLPILPSFGASFTF is encoded by the coding sequence ATGCAAAAAATACTACGACCCTACATTTTTATCCTATTATTGACTTTGATGAGTATACCTTCATTGTTGAAGGCGCAAGGTGGAGACGGCATTATCAGGGGTTTTGTTTACGATGAAGAATCGGGCGAACCAATGATCTTTAACAATGTCTTTTTGGAAGGAACTACTTATGGCGCCGCAACCGACATCAATGGTTTTTTCAGTATCAATAAAGTCCCAGAAGGCACTTACATGCTTATGAGTACCGCCCTTGGATATGATACCACAAAAGTTGAAGTGACGTTGAGGGCCAACCAAATCCTCAATGAAAAACTATTCATTTCCAAAGGCAATATTATGCTGGATGTTTTTGAAGTAGGTGCAGCCAAACAAGAGGCACAGACAGAAGTACGTACTTCTGTTATTAAAATCACCCCAAAACAAATCACCAAAATTCCTGCTATTGGAGGAGATCCCGACTTGGCGCAGTATTTACAAGTATTGCCTGGAGTAGTTTTTACGGGAGATCAAGGTGGACAATTGTATATTAGGGGAGGTTCACAGATTCAAACAAGGGTCTTATTAGATGGTATTACCATTTACAATCCCTTTCACTCCATCGGTTTGTTCTCTGTTTTTGAAACCGACCTTATCAAAAACGTGGAGGTAATGACAGGTGGCTTCAATGCTGAATACAGTGGTCGAATATCGGCGGTGATAGATGTGACGACAAAAGACGGTAACAAAAACCGCCATACAGGTAAAATTGCCTCCAATACTTTTTTGAGCAAAGCCATTCTGGAAGGACCTTTGATGAAATTGAAGGAAGGAGGAGTCGGAGTGAGTGCTTCTTATATCCTCTCGCTCAAAACGTCTTATTTGGATAAAACTTCAAAAACCTTTTATTCTTACATTGACACAGCGGGTCTGCCTTACACCTTCACCGATATTTACGGAAAGGTATCCTTCAATACCGATAATGGTAGCAAATTCAATATTTCAGGCTTTCGATTTGGAGACGATGCCAAGTTTGCAGAACAGTCGGATTTTAGTTGGGATGCTACGGGCGTAGGTTCTACATTTGTATTGATTCCAGGCCAATCCAAAATGATTTTGGATGGTTTCTTGTCTGTGTCTGATTACAATATCGGCTTGGTAGAAGCCGATGGGCAACCTCGCAAAAGTTCTATTGGGGGCTTCAATGGAGGTATCAACTTCAATTATTTTTTGCCCAATAGCAGCGACTTGACCTATGGTATTGAAGTGAGTGGGTATTCTACCACATTTGAATTTATCAATCCTTTGGGCTTCAAAATTGAAGAAAATCAGAATACGACCGAGATTGGTGGCTATTTAAAATACAAGGCAAATATCAAAGAAAAATTGGTGATAGAACCCAGTATTCGGGTGAATTATTATGCTTCGGCAGCCCAGTTCAAATTTGAGCCACGCTTTGGATTGAAGTACAATGCAACGAGCGACCTACGCTTCAAATTGGCGGGTGGAGTTTATACACAAAATTTTATGAGCACAAAGTCCGACCGTGATGTGGTGAACTTGTTTACTGGATTTTTGTCTGCACCCGAAACTGCCATTTTTGATACAGAAGGAAATCGGGCAAGCGACAATTTGCAGGCTGCAGTTCATGCCATTGGAGGAGTCGAATTCGATCTCACCAGAAATTTGTCTTTGAATGTGGAAGGATACTACAAAGATTTCACCCAATTGACGAATGTGAACCGCAATAAATTGTTTGGCAATGATCCCAATTACATCATCGAAACAGGAAGTGCTACTGGGGTAGATTTTTTGTTGAAATACGATCACAAGAATCTATTTCTGTGGCTGGTGTACTCGCTAAGTGAGGTAACAAGAGATGATGGCACACAAATCTACAATCCTCACTTTGACCGCCGCCACAACCTCAATTTCCTAAGTAGTTACGGTTTTGGAAAAAATACAGATTGGGAAGTGAGTTTGCGGTGGAATTATGGTTCAGGTTTTCCTTTCACTCAAACACAAGGTTTCTACGAAGACCTCAATTTTTTGAGTACGGGTATTGACGTAAACATTACAGAAGAAAATGGTAATCTTGGAATTATATTCGATGATCAACTGAATGGCGGTCGTTTGCCAGACTATCACCGTTTGGATTTGTCTTTGAAGAAGCAGTTTTCAGTGGGGGTAAATTCTATCTTAGAATTATCGGGAAGTGTCACCAATATTTACGACCGACGAAATATATTTTACTTTGACCGTGTTCGGTACGACCGAATCAATCAGCTACCAATTTTACCAAGTTTTGGAGCATCTTTTACTTTCTGA
- a CDS encoding wax ester/triacylglycerol synthase family O-acyltransferase: MHALTGLDASFLYLETPNAPMHVGGLAIIEGSLEFETFREVIRSRLHLVPSFTQRLVQVPLSLDYPYWIDDPNFNLDWHLHHTALPQPGDWKQLRKLASRLFSQPLNRNRPLWEVVFIEGINNIPQVPPGSVAILSKIHHAAIDGASGVDINNIIYDMTPEPRKFPPPPAKKIESVPSDLELVRRSAVNFVKRPFKLPKLLLDTATSTVKAGYLTRVRSAPMPTLPFTAPKTILNGPVSADRIWDTSLLSLDRVKAIKNVIEGTTVNDVILAACAGALRRYLLEKDALPEKPLIAMVPVSTRTTEEKNTMGNQVSSMFIPLGTDIEDPIERLKHINEHTQSGKIVQQAVNAKSLVEYSELIPFGLAGTAARLYSRANLSKLHNPVFNLVITNVPGPQVPIYMGGKQLLTSMGMAPVMDGMGLLITVLSYNGVISLSPVSARNIMPDMSKFTRYLRESANELEAAVLASDEAKEAAANVDKLADITPIFQFMATYVAKNPEMKFPANDVYQFEITGEQAQNWVFDLQSTPPRIYEDQIEDAKCTLTMKDKHFAAMAAGKLKGTAAFMQGKMKVKGDVNAAIKFGKVLEMFPKK, encoded by the coding sequence ATGCACGCATTAACAGGCTTAGACGCATCTTTCCTATATCTCGAAACACCCAATGCTCCCATGCACGTTGGAGGATTGGCCATCATTGAAGGTTCGCTTGAATTTGAAACCTTTCGTGAGGTTATCCGCTCACGATTGCACCTTGTTCCCTCCTTTACCCAACGTCTTGTTCAAGTTCCATTGAGCTTGGACTATCCTTATTGGATTGATGATCCCAACTTCAATTTGGATTGGCACTTACACCATACGGCCCTTCCTCAGCCAGGTGACTGGAAACAACTCCGAAAATTAGCCTCTCGCTTGTTCAGTCAGCCCTTGAACCGCAATCGCCCACTATGGGAAGTAGTATTCATTGAAGGAATCAACAATATTCCACAAGTGCCTCCAGGTTCGGTGGCGATTCTCAGCAAAATACACCATGCTGCAATTGATGGTGCATCGGGCGTAGATATCAACAATATCATTTATGATATGACTCCTGAACCTCGAAAATTTCCGCCTCCTCCTGCCAAAAAAATCGAATCTGTACCAAGTGATTTAGAATTGGTCAGGCGAAGTGCGGTGAACTTTGTAAAACGTCCCTTCAAACTCCCCAAATTGTTGTTGGATACAGCTACTTCAACGGTTAAAGCTGGCTATCTAACCAGAGTACGGAGTGCGCCCATGCCAACACTTCCTTTCACTGCTCCTAAAACCATTCTCAATGGACCTGTTTCGGCTGATAGGATTTGGGATACGTCTCTATTGTCTTTGGATCGTGTGAAAGCCATCAAAAATGTGATTGAAGGAACGACTGTAAATGATGTGATTTTGGCGGCTTGTGCAGGAGCATTGAGAAGATATTTGCTTGAAAAAGATGCGCTTCCCGAAAAACCTTTGATAGCAATGGTGCCAGTTTCTACCCGTACTACTGAAGAAAAGAATACGATGGGTAATCAGGTTTCCTCCATGTTTATTCCTTTGGGAACGGATATTGAAGATCCGATTGAACGCTTGAAGCACATCAACGAGCATACGCAAAGTGGAAAAATCGTGCAGCAGGCTGTTAATGCAAAATCATTGGTGGAATACAGTGAATTGATTCCATTTGGTTTGGCAGGTACTGCAGCACGTTTGTACAGCCGAGCGAATCTATCAAAACTGCATAATCCTGTTTTTAACTTAGTCATTACCAATGTCCCAGGGCCGCAAGTTCCCATTTATATGGGTGGTAAACAATTGTTGACGAGCATGGGTATGGCTCCAGTAATGGATGGTATGGGCTTGTTGATTACTGTTTTGTCTTACAACGGTGTGATTTCTTTGAGTCCTGTTTCGGCACGCAATATCATGCCTGATATGAGTAAATTTACCCGCTACCTGCGAGAAAGTGCCAACGAATTGGAGGCTGCAGTATTGGCTTCGGATGAAGCAAAAGAAGCGGCTGCAAACGTGGATAAATTAGCTGACATCACACCTATTTTTCAGTTTATGGCAACTTATGTGGCGAAAAATCCAGAAATGAAATTCCCCGCAAATGATGTCTATCAATTTGAAATAACGGGCGAACAAGCTCAAAATTGGGTTTTTGACCTGCAAAGTACACCGCCTCGCATTTATGAAGACCAGATTGAAGATGCAAAATGTACTTTGACGATGAAGGACAAGCATTTTGCGGCAATGGCTGCGGGAAAATTGAAAGGTACTGCTGCTTTTATGCAGGGTAAAATGAAGGTGAAAGGGGATGTGAATGCTGCAATAAAATTTGGGAAGGTTTTGGAGATGTTTCCTAAAAAATAA
- a CDS encoding caspase family protein: protein MKNLLAILFILLMGLSANAQNIYQQGLDAYNNEKYDLAIELLTKVIDANEESVDLAYNFRGEAYQIIGDNEKAFSDYDKAIEVNPDYAMPYQNRGMLYQSYRFDYTKAMQDYNKAIKLNPKSELAYFNRASLKWRMTDLEGALEDYKKLLTDFNPNDGEVKGYVARIQTQLGLPITVEEPIAEKTVVDNNSNKEQETIAEKTVVDNNSNKEQETIAEKTVVDNNSNKEQETIAEKTVVDNNSNKEQETTSTQPNPNLNIFWLSPNPDELPDKKMFADDELITIKLKVYTSHKLTTNDFTVYINGLPANYKAEAPKMTGDQQLFTYINTIKLNPEINHIKVRVNNEAGSEYSKELEVVYSQRKPDLHVLSIGPKTINLKYTEKDANDFATIFEDQGGEGNDKIFAHVYSKKLTGEKATTNEIRGMIEEYLYNQDVHSSDMMLLFVSSHGFMEGEDFRIHGSDYNPLRRRSTSVSFKDDITAQLTSIDCKKIIFIDACHSGGARGDMMDINDAIRQVSQKQNISLTFTSSSQNQLSYEDDTWDNGAFTKALIDGMKNGKADGNGDRIVTVKELSDYVTTSVRDMVRSLKNELQEPSFINDDNKGVERSMPIYVVEE, encoded by the coding sequence ATGAAGAACTTGCTCGCCATCTTATTCATATTGTTGATGGGCTTATCCGCCAATGCACAAAATATTTATCAACAAGGGCTGGATGCTTATAATAACGAAAAATACGATTTGGCCATTGAATTATTGACAAAGGTGATTGATGCAAACGAAGAATCCGTTGACCTTGCCTACAATTTTCGTGGAGAAGCCTATCAAATAATTGGTGATAACGAAAAGGCTTTCAGCGATTACGATAAAGCCATTGAAGTAAATCCTGATTATGCAATGCCGTATCAAAACAGAGGAATGTTGTATCAATCTTACAGATTTGATTATACGAAGGCCATGCAAGATTATAATAAGGCAATCAAATTAAATCCTAAGTCAGAACTGGCTTACTTCAACCGTGCCTCTTTAAAATGGAGAATGACAGATTTAGAAGGTGCTTTGGAGGACTACAAAAAATTATTGACAGACTTCAATCCTAATGATGGCGAAGTGAAAGGTTATGTAGCACGGATTCAGACACAACTTGGGCTACCAATCACTGTAGAAGAACCAATTGCAGAAAAAACGGTCGTAGATAATAACTCCAATAAAGAACAAGAAACGATTGCAGAAAAAACGGTCGTAGATAATAACTCCAATAAAGAACAAGAAACGATTGCAGAAAAAACGGTCGTAGATAATAACTCCAACAAAGAACAAGAAACGATTGCAGAAAAAACAGTCGTAGATAATAACTCCAACAAAGAACAAGAAACTACTTCAACTCAACCCAATCCAAATTTAAATATTTTTTGGTTAAGCCCCAATCCTGATGAATTACCCGATAAGAAAATGTTTGCTGATGATGAATTGATTACCATTAAACTCAAGGTTTATACATCTCACAAGCTAACCACCAACGATTTTACGGTATATATCAATGGATTACCTGCCAATTATAAGGCCGAAGCTCCAAAAATGACAGGAGATCAACAACTGTTTACCTACATCAATACCATCAAATTGAATCCAGAAATCAATCATATAAAAGTGAGGGTAAACAATGAAGCAGGATCGGAGTATTCTAAGGAATTAGAAGTCGTTTATTCTCAACGCAAACCCGATTTACATGTACTATCTATTGGCCCCAAGACAATCAATCTAAAATATACCGAAAAGGATGCAAATGATTTTGCAACAATATTTGAAGACCAAGGAGGAGAAGGTAATGATAAAATTTTCGCTCATGTGTATTCAAAAAAATTGACGGGAGAAAAGGCAACTACCAATGAGATTAGGGGCATGATAGAAGAATACTTATACAATCAAGACGTGCATTCCAGCGACATGATGCTGTTGTTTGTTTCTTCACATGGATTTATGGAAGGGGAAGATTTCCGAATTCATGGCAGCGATTACAATCCACTTCGCCGCCGATCCACTTCTGTGTCCTTCAAAGATGATATTACCGCTCAATTGACCTCCATAGATTGTAAAAAAATAATATTCATTGATGCTTGCCATAGCGGAGGTGCACGTGGCGATATGATGGACATCAATGATGCTATAAGGCAGGTTAGTCAGAAACAAAATATCAGTCTGACATTCACCTCAAGTAGCCAAAATCAACTATCGTATGAAGATGATACTTGGGACAATGGCGCTTTTACCAAAGCGTTAATTGATGGAATGAAGAACGGAAAAGCAGACGGAAATGGGGATAGAATTGTGACGGTAAAAGAACTTTCAGACTATGTGACTACGAGTGTGAGAGATATGGTACGTAGCCTCAAAAACGAACTACAAGAACCTTCCTTTATCAATGATGACAATAAGGGTGTAGAACGAAGTATGCCGATTTATGTGGTTGAAGAATAA
- a CDS encoding caspase family protein, whose amino-acid sequence MKNLLFIIFLMLLFAVYSQAQGLYQQGFKAYNNEDYKDAIELLTKVIEANEGFIDAAYIYRGKSNQMLGKNNKALEDYNKAIEANPNNATAYFNRGCLRNSYLNDDGGSLKDLTMAIKLDSKYEQAYFERAALKYKMGDLKGALGDYNTILKYFNPNDDLVKNYIANIQSKTGTVADTKVGGNDASNLQNNDKTVSAKPLIDYETITTKITNTENTPHSEENEVHEDADLNVFWFSPNPDELPEKGMYAEDEMMTIKLKALSSHPLAANNFTIYINGKPAKSSKFNEVQLTGGPHHFTYINTVKLDPELNFIKVEVKNGAGTKFSGELKVMYNPRKPDLHVLSIGPKAINLKYTQKDAENFADMFIGQAGPEENKIFANVYVRKLTGEAATTNEIRGMLEEYLYHQNVQPKDMMLLFVASHGFIDDGDFRIQGSDYNPIRRRSTSISFKDDVTAHLSTIDCKKIIFIDACHSGGARGDVMDINDAIKQVSQKQNINLTLTSSSQNQLSYEDDSWDNGAFTKALIDGMQRGKADTNGDKVVTIKELSDYVAASVKNMVRTLKNELQEPSFINNGSKGVGDNLPIYVIENFAKVHSNQAVEVKDIEIKSEVIKRQ is encoded by the coding sequence ATGAAAAACTTACTCTTCATCATATTCTTGATGCTACTATTTGCGGTATATTCCCAAGCTCAGGGGCTATATCAGCAAGGGTTTAAGGCATATAACAATGAAGATTATAAAGATGCTATCGAATTGTTAACAAAGGTGATTGAAGCAAATGAAGGGTTTATAGATGCTGCTTATATTTATAGAGGAAAGTCCAACCAAATGCTCGGTAAAAACAACAAAGCATTGGAGGATTACAATAAAGCCATTGAAGCAAATCCCAACAATGCCACTGCCTATTTCAACCGAGGTTGTTTGCGAAATTCTTACTTGAATGATGATGGAGGATCCTTAAAAGATCTGACTATGGCAATAAAATTGGATTCAAAGTATGAACAAGCTTATTTTGAACGGGCGGCATTGAAGTATAAAATGGGCGATTTGAAAGGAGCATTGGGAGATTACAACACTATTTTGAAATATTTTAATCCCAATGATGACTTGGTAAAGAATTATATAGCAAATATTCAAAGTAAAACAGGCACAGTTGCCGATACAAAAGTTGGAGGGAATGATGCATCAAATCTTCAAAACAATGACAAAACAGTATCTGCAAAGCCTCTTATAGACTATGAAACCATCACTACAAAAATCACAAATACTGAGAATACACCTCATTCAGAAGAAAATGAAGTACACGAAGATGCCGACTTGAATGTTTTTTGGTTTAGCCCCAATCCCGATGAATTGCCCGAAAAAGGGATGTATGCTGAGGATGAAATGATGACCATTAAACTAAAAGCCCTTTCTTCTCACCCGCTTGCTGCAAACAATTTTACGATATACATCAACGGAAAACCCGCTAAATCTTCAAAATTCAACGAAGTACAACTTACAGGTGGACCGCATCACTTCACCTATATCAATACAGTCAAATTAGATCCAGAACTCAACTTTATTAAAGTAGAAGTAAAGAATGGTGCAGGCACGAAGTTTTCAGGAGAACTAAAAGTGATGTACAACCCACGCAAACCCGATTTACATGTACTTTCTATCGGTCCAAAAGCAATCAATCTAAAATATACACAAAAAGATGCCGAGAACTTTGCAGATATGTTTATTGGACAAGCAGGCCCAGAAGAAAATAAGATTTTTGCGAATGTATATGTAAGGAAATTGACAGGTGAAGCTGCAACGACTAACGAAATAAGGGGAATGTTGGAAGAATACCTATACCACCAAAATGTTCAACCCAAAGACATGATGTTGTTGTTTGTGGCCTCTCATGGTTTTATTGATGATGGTGATTTCAGGATTCAAGGAAGCGACTACAATCCGATTCGCCGTCGTTCGACTTCTATATCCTTCAAAGATGATGTAACAGCACATTTATCGACCATAGACTGTAAAAAAATAATATTCATTGATGCCTGTCATAGTGGAGGTGCCCGTGGAGATGTGATGGACATTAACGATGCTATCAAACAGGTCAGCCAAAAACAAAATATCAACCTGACACTCACTTCAAGTAGTCAAAACCAGCTCTCATATGAAGATGATAGCTGGGATAATGGTGCATTCACCAAAGCCTTGATTGACGGAATGCAACGTGGAAAAGCAGACACAAATGGAGATAAAGTGGTGACAATCAAAGAACTTTCTGACTATGTAGCTGCAAGTGTGAAAAACATGGTACGTACACTTAAAAATGAACTGCAAGAACCGTCCTTTATCAACAATGGCAGTAAAGGAGTGGGCGATAATTTACCCATATACGTAATTGAAAATTTTGCGAAAGTGCATAGTAACCAAGCCGTTGAAGTGAAAGACATAGAAATCAAATCAGAAGTAATTAAAAGACAGTAA
- a CDS encoding tetratricopeptide repeat protein, with amino-acid sequence MKTLFFSFVVIFIALHPVYLQAQNDDAQSFYEKGVDAYEQGLYEEALEHFINAIESSDESNEKNYTYIGKSYYALQKSPLDSEDEDIMGEDTGEVEETKAESDEVDEQESKVEDEVNTANEEEIVQEDDLENEEKITLVPDLNEQQLSNKDIGAAVSAFQGGVAAYKQSDFVSAIQYFTIIIEADEGNAEKAFNYRGMCYHALGDYAAAIADYDHTIELEEDSYIAHHNRGISKQNSKLYNEALIDFNKAIRLNPSYARAYESRAVLYYRMRDLEKAMKDCDKILQLDANNENAKRLKAKLEQENK; translated from the coding sequence ATGAAAACACTATTTTTCTCTTTTGTGGTGATTTTTATTGCTTTGCATCCTGTGTATTTGCAAGCGCAAAATGACGATGCTCAAAGTTTCTATGAGAAAGGTGTGGATGCGTATGAACAAGGTTTATACGAGGAAGCTTTGGAACATTTTATAAATGCTATCGAGTCATCAGATGAATCCAATGAAAAAAACTATACCTATATAGGAAAATCATACTATGCGCTGCAAAAATCTCCTCTGGATTCAGAAGATGAAGACATCATGGGAGAAGATACGGGTGAAGTAGAAGAAACCAAAGCGGAGAGTGATGAAGTAGATGAACAAGAAAGCAAAGTTGAGGATGAAGTCAATACTGCAAATGAAGAAGAAATTGTACAAGAAGATGATTTGGAAAACGAAGAAAAGATAACACTTGTCCCTGATTTAAACGAACAACAGCTATCCAATAAAGATATTGGAGCAGCTGTATCTGCTTTTCAGGGAGGCGTAGCTGCCTACAAACAATCTGATTTTGTGAGTGCTATTCAGTATTTCACCATCATTATTGAAGCGGATGAAGGCAATGCAGAAAAAGCTTTTAACTATAGAGGAATGTGTTACCATGCTTTGGGTGATTACGCTGCTGCAATTGCAGACTACGACCATACGATTGAATTAGAGGAAGATAGCTATATTGCTCATCACAATCGAGGCATTTCTAAACAAAATTCAAAGTTGTATAATGAAGCACTTATTGACTTCAATAAAGCCATACGCCTCAATCCATCTTATGCAAGAGCGTATGAAAGCAGAGCGGTCTTGTATTACAGAATGAGGGATTTGGAAAAAGCGATGAAAGACTGTGATAAAATATTGCAGTTGGATGCTAATAATGAGAATGCCAAACGCTTAAAAGCAAAACTGGAGCAAGAAAATAAATAA
- a CDS encoding C1 family peptidase, with translation MTRIGIGSINRIQPYLFGILLIISVFCCDIAVAQSDDDEGDFKDFPTGLILDTKEDQIYESKPRRARYDSERFTELPLKVDLKPYCPMVGNQGEINSCVGWATGYGALTIQQAIENGWTDKRMITKNAHSALFVYNQIKVGDCAGGSRISDAIELLSSKGDCYARDFDRDVNNCQRNPESTIQEYAKKYKVSDYMTLFESEAEPKLKVLRVKESLAQGKPVIIGLNIRKNFARLRRGSKFWWPDLGNTTPMGGHAMVVVGYDEAEGAFEVMNSWGKDWADDGFVRIKYKYFANNCKYAYQLFLKPASQTKVKTFQDYVVKNDIEDVDIPVLAPEPLTEDEAVEYEAVVADFEEQQTPSNTSEGDMVSEEVSLEEVFDADEIVEVDPFEEIVPEAIPISLSGSFEFKYLAGFNRNVPIFNTAEAYLDGMHYELKKQDWEVGQSFQIYASNEIQDMYVYIFSIDAQNMSHIHWPRQEALNSKFAGINESALITVSGAEIVIPNKNTALGIANPGADHLCVLFSAERINNLPFIIENIKNSSGDMAYRLQTVLRDRLIPSSDIQYGAETIHFDSNSTSGGTIVPLVLRVVAEDW, from the coding sequence ATGACACGGATTGGGATTGGTAGTATCAACAGGATTCAGCCCTATTTATTCGGTATTCTGCTGATTATAAGTGTCTTTTGTTGCGACATTGCAGTGGCTCAAAGTGATGATGATGAGGGTGATTTCAAAGACTTTCCAACAGGACTTATTTTGGATACCAAAGAAGATCAAATTTATGAGTCTAAACCCCGTCGAGCACGCTACGATTCTGAGAGATTTACCGAACTTCCGCTCAAAGTAGATTTGAAACCTTATTGTCCAATGGTGGGAAATCAAGGTGAAATCAACTCTTGTGTAGGCTGGGCTACAGGGTATGGTGCTTTGACAATTCAACAAGCCATCGAGAATGGTTGGACTGACAAACGCATGATTACCAAAAATGCCCACTCGGCTTTGTTTGTCTACAATCAAATCAAAGTGGGAGATTGTGCAGGTGGCTCTCGTATTAGTGATGCCATTGAACTATTATCAAGTAAAGGGGATTGTTATGCAAGGGATTTTGACCGTGATGTCAACAACTGTCAGCGCAATCCAGAATCTACGATTCAAGAGTATGCCAAAAAGTACAAAGTTTCGGACTACATGACCCTATTCGAATCAGAAGCAGAACCAAAATTGAAGGTGCTGCGGGTCAAAGAAAGTTTGGCACAAGGCAAACCTGTGATTATTGGCTTAAACATTCGCAAGAATTTTGCACGCCTGAGAAGAGGTTCTAAGTTTTGGTGGCCAGATTTGGGGAATACTACCCCGATGGGCGGTCATGCAATGGTCGTGGTCGGTTATGATGAAGCCGAAGGTGCTTTTGAAGTAATGAACAGTTGGGGAAAAGATTGGGCTGATGATGGTTTTGTACGAATTAAGTACAAGTATTTTGCGAATAACTGCAAATATGCCTACCAATTGTTTCTCAAACCTGCTTCACAAACCAAAGTCAAAACTTTTCAGGACTATGTTGTAAAAAACGATATTGAAGATGTAGATATTCCTGTGCTTGCTCCTGAACCCCTTACAGAAGATGAGGCTGTAGAATACGAAGCAGTAGTTGCTGATTTTGAAGAACAACAAACTCCTTCTAATACTTCTGAGGGAGATATGGTTTCAGAAGAAGTTTCGTTGGAGGAAGTTTTTGATGCTGATGAAATAGTAGAAGTAGATCCTTTTGAAGAAATTGTTCCAGAAGCCATCCCTATCAGTCTTTCGGGTAGTTTTGAATTTAAGTATTTGGCAGGATTCAATCGCAATGTGCCTATTTTCAATACTGCAGAAGCTTATTTGGACGGTATGCACTATGAACTAAAGAAACAAGATTGGGAAGTCGGACAATCGTTTCAGATTTATGCCAGCAATGAGATACAGGATATGTATGTCTATATTTTTAGTATTGATGCTCAGAATATGTCCCACATACACTGGCCTCGACAAGAAGCATTGAATTCTAAGTTTGCAGGTATCAATGAGTCTGCTTTGATTACGGTAAGCGGTGCCGAAATTGTGATACCCAACAAAAATACGGCTTTAGGAATTGCAAACCCTGGCGCAGATCACCTTTGTGTGTTGTTTTCGGCTGAAAGAATTAACAATCTACCTTTCATTATCGAAAATATAAAAAATTCGTCGGGGGATATGGCTTACCGCCTACAAACTGTATTGCGAGACAGATTGATTCCTTCATCGGATATTCAATATGGTGCGGAAACGATTCATTTTGATTCTAACTCTACAAGTGGCGGTACGATTGTACCTTTGGTTCTTCGAGTAGTAGCAGAAGATTGGTAA